One part of the Leucobacter triazinivorans genome encodes these proteins:
- a CDS encoding carboxylate-amine ligase, producing MVNGNAHDAPTFGVEEEYLLLDAETGLPSDRAAELILAVPQLGARAEREFFSSQLETATPVCREAEEAEQSLAGFRSAVSREAANRGIVLAGTGLPPVGGEEAGTVTPRARYRAIDAELRSASAHQYVTGTHVHVEIPSPDAGVEALARLARWAPMLLALTANSPVWLGAETGFACWRQIMNRSWPVTGYPPPFADGEEYAASVEQLVSSGVLLDPGIVTWEARLSQNYPTLELRIADAQLEVADAVAFAALVRALVARCLRDAEAGEPRPRIAPGLVDGAIWIAARNGLSTELVDPLSGSSVPALEFVERTVETVEPELRRFGDLERVHAYVERRRDGAPARLQLDRFRAAGIPGLLDLYRSCSQGLGVEARVDAEPAPQTADHA from the coding sequence ATGGTGAACGGGAACGCGCACGATGCGCCCACCTTCGGAGTCGAGGAGGAGTACCTGCTGCTGGACGCGGAAACGGGGCTGCCGAGCGACCGCGCCGCGGAGCTGATCCTCGCGGTTCCGCAACTCGGAGCCCGGGCCGAGCGGGAGTTCTTCTCGAGCCAGCTCGAGACCGCGACACCCGTGTGCCGGGAGGCCGAAGAGGCCGAGCAGTCGCTCGCGGGCTTCCGATCCGCCGTATCGAGAGAGGCCGCGAACCGCGGCATCGTGCTCGCCGGCACCGGCCTCCCGCCGGTGGGCGGGGAGGAGGCGGGCACCGTTACGCCCCGTGCACGCTACCGCGCGATCGACGCGGAGCTGCGCAGCGCGTCGGCGCACCAGTACGTCACGGGGACGCACGTGCACGTGGAGATCCCGTCGCCGGATGCCGGGGTCGAGGCTCTGGCGCGGCTCGCGCGCTGGGCACCGATGCTGCTCGCCCTCACCGCCAACTCGCCCGTCTGGCTGGGAGCGGAGACGGGCTTCGCGTGCTGGCGGCAGATCATGAACCGCTCCTGGCCCGTGACCGGGTATCCGCCGCCCTTCGCCGACGGGGAGGAGTACGCGGCGTCGGTCGAGCAGCTCGTGAGCAGCGGCGTGCTGCTCGATCCCGGCATCGTGACCTGGGAGGCGCGCCTCTCGCAGAACTACCCGACGCTCGAGCTGCGCATCGCCGATGCCCAACTCGAGGTGGCCGACGCGGTCGCCTTCGCCGCCCTGGTGCGCGCGCTCGTCGCACGCTGCCTGCGCGACGCGGAGGCCGGTGAGCCGCGGCCGCGGATCGCGCCGGGGCTCGTCGACGGCGCGATCTGGATCGCGGCGCGCAACGGGCTGTCGACCGAGCTGGTCGATCCGCTCTCCGGGTCGTCGGTCCCCGCCCTGGAGTTCGTCGAGCGCACCGTCGAGACGGTGGAGCCCGAACTGCGGCGCTTCGGCGATCTCGAGCGGGTGCACGCGTATGTCGAGCGGAGGCGCGACGGAGCCCCGGCGCGCCTCCAGCTCGACCGGTTCCGCGCGGCGGGCATTCCCGGCCTGCTCGACCTCTACCGTTCGTGCAGCCAGGGCCTCGGCGTGGAGGCGAGGGTCGATGCCGAGCCGGCGCCGCAGACTGCCGATCACGCGTGA
- a CDS encoding Rho termination factor N-terminal domain-containing protein, producing MPREQRPQLKDPELYDRLRDDGASEEKAARISNAAAKEGRSEVGRRGGDAEDYEDRTVPELRERAKELGLTGYSKLRKSELIDELRNH from the coding sequence ATGCCCAGAGAACAACGACCCCAGTTGAAGGATCCCGAACTCTACGACCGACTCCGAGACGACGGCGCATCCGAGGAGAAGGCCGCCAGGATCTCGAATGCCGCGGCGAAGGAGGGGCGCTCCGAGGTGGGGCGTCGCGGAGGCGACGCCGAGGACTACGAGGATCGCACCGTGCCGGAGCTGCGCGAACGGGCGAAGGAGCTCGGGCTCACCGGGTACTCGAAGCTCAGGAAGAGCGAGCTCATCGACGAGCTGCGCAACCACTGA
- a CDS encoding DapH/DapD/GlmU-related protein — protein sequence MHTEEFLQRMDAGEPARPGTELAAKMHELAEEAIRLCMALNSRYATPEERVGIMRRITGRSVPDSFAVFPPFTTDCGKNLRIGERVFVNSGCRFQDQGGITIGDDALIGHNVVLATLDHALPPEDRATTVPQPIVIGSRAWIGANATVLAGVTIGDGAVVAAGAVVTRDVAARTVVGGVPARVIRTLDDPDPHPA from the coding sequence ATGCACACCGAGGAATTCCTGCAGCGGATGGACGCCGGGGAGCCCGCGCGTCCGGGCACCGAACTCGCCGCGAAGATGCACGAACTCGCGGAGGAGGCGATCCGCCTGTGCATGGCTCTGAACTCCCGCTACGCGACGCCGGAAGAACGGGTCGGGATCATGCGCCGGATCACGGGGCGGAGCGTTCCGGATTCGTTCGCCGTATTCCCGCCCTTCACCACGGACTGCGGCAAGAACCTCCGCATCGGTGAACGGGTGTTCGTCAACAGCGGCTGCCGCTTCCAGGATCAGGGCGGGATCACGATCGGCGACGACGCGCTCATCGGGCACAACGTGGTGCTCGCCACGCTCGACCACGCGCTGCCCCCGGAGGATCGCGCGACGACGGTGCCGCAGCCCATCGTGATCGGCTCGCGCGCATGGATCGGAGCGAACGCGACGGTGCTCGCGGGCGTCACCATCGGCGACGGCGCGGTCGTGGCCGCGGGCGCGGTGGTCACCCGCGATGTCGCGGCCCGCACCGTGGTCGGCGGGGTGCCGGCCCGGGTGATCCGCACGCTCGACGACCCCGATCCGCACCCGGCCTAG
- a CDS encoding ABC transporter ATP-binding protein, producing the protein MSDRSSERDRRAAVLEVEGVTVSLTSSGAGRGKRVARAVLEGVSLRVEAGECLAVVGESGAGKSVLARTLLGLIQADPRWRVAAERFTVADRDARRLSQRRWRRLRGRTVSLVLQDALQSLDPLRTIEAEVGETLALRGVRGRKRRAAVIDALDAAGLPDAARRLRQRSTELSGGMRQRALIASALVDSPQLLVADEPTTALDPTTAARVLRLFGEVKDRGTALVLISHDLASVARIADRIAVLDRGRIVETGTAEQVLGRPRHPATRALVEAIPRGPKPAAPSARPLGPELLALRGAARTFPAPDGGTTGVQGVDLALRRGEAVGVVGESGAGKSTLARLLVGAERPDAGSVELADPGCRVRLIPQDPIATFDPRWRVERIIGASIRPSPGASAPTTPAALLEQVGLSPELLRRHPATLSGGQRQRVAIARALAAEPDVLVCDEPVSALDVSTQAGILDLLRELQHRRGVAIVFVSHDLAAVRTVCDRVLIMRDGGIVEEGGTEDVLGAPKDPFTRELVASSGVLGPE; encoded by the coding sequence ATGAGTGATCGTTCCTCGGAGCGGGATCGCCGGGCGGCGGTGCTGGAGGTCGAGGGGGTGACGGTTTCCCTCACGAGCTCGGGGGCGGGGCGTGGGAAGCGGGTCGCACGGGCGGTGCTCGAGGGGGTGTCGCTGCGGGTGGAGGCCGGCGAGTGCCTCGCGGTGGTCGGGGAATCGGGTGCCGGCAAATCGGTGCTCGCCCGCACGCTGCTCGGACTCATCCAGGCGGACCCCCGCTGGCGGGTGGCGGCCGAGCGCTTCACGGTGGCGGATCGCGATGCGCGCCGGCTCTCCCAGCGCCGGTGGCGCCGACTCCGGGGCCGCACGGTCTCGCTCGTGCTGCAGGACGCGCTGCAGTCGCTGGACCCGCTGCGCACCATCGAGGCGGAGGTCGGCGAGACGCTGGCCCTCCGCGGCGTGCGCGGCCGCAAGCGCCGAGCCGCCGTCATCGACGCGCTCGATGCCGCGGGGCTCCCCGACGCGGCCCGCCGGCTGCGCCAGCGCTCCACGGAGCTCTCCGGCGGCATGCGGCAGCGCGCGCTCATCGCCTCGGCGCTCGTCGACTCGCCCCAGCTGCTCGTCGCCGACGAACCGACCACCGCGCTCGATCCCACGACCGCGGCACGGGTGCTGCGGCTCTTCGGCGAGGTGAAGGATCGGGGCACCGCGCTCGTGCTCATCAGCCACGACCTAGCGAGCGTCGCACGGATCGCGGACCGCATCGCCGTGCTCGACCGCGGACGCATCGTCGAAACGGGCACCGCGGAACAGGTGTTGGGACGTCCGAGGCACCCCGCGACCCGAGCCCTCGTCGAGGCGATCCCGCGCGGTCCGAAGCCCGCCGCGCCGAGCGCGCGGCCACTCGGCCCGGAGCTCCTCGCGCTGCGGGGAGCCGCGCGCACGTTCCCCGCGCCGGACGGCGGCACGACCGGGGTCCAGGGTGTCGATCTCGCGCTGCGCCGGGGCGAGGCGGTCGGCGTCGTCGGCGAGTCGGGGGCGGGCAAGAGCACCCTGGCCCGACTGCTCGTGGGTGCCGAGCGACCCGACGCCGGAAGCGTCGAGCTCGCCGATCCCGGTTGCCGCGTCCGGCTGATCCCGCAGGATCCGATCGCCACCTTCGACCCGCGGTGGCGCGTGGAGCGCATCATCGGCGCCTCGATCCGGCCCTCCCCGGGTGCTTCTGCGCCGACCACCCCGGCGGCGCTGCTCGAGCAGGTGGGGCTCAGCCCCGAGCTGCTGCGGCGGCACCCGGCCACGCTCTCGGGCGGGCAGCGGCAGCGGGTCGCGATCGCCCGCGCGCTCGCGGCCGAGCCCGACGTGCTGGTGTGCGATGAGCCGGTTTCTGCGCTCGACGTGTCCACCCAGGCGGGGATCCTCGACCTGCTGCGCGAGTTGCAGCATCGGCGCGGAGTCGCGATCGTCTTCGTGTCGCACGACCTCGCCGCGGTGCGCACGGTCTGCGACCGCGTGCTGATCATGCGCGACGGCGGGATCGTCGAGGAGGGCGGCACCGAAGATGTGCTCGGGGCGCCGAAGGATCCCTTCACGCGCGAACTCGTCGCGAGCTCGGGGGTGCTCGGCCCGGAATGA
- a CDS encoding DNA topoisomerase IB: MPSRRRRLPITREVEHGAFVYRLGGRRIRARREIERLDALAIPPAWTDVEIARSPSAKVLARGHDAAGRTQTIYHPAFRRRMERRKFDRIARFGEALPRLRARVDRDLRRRRLSRDRVTACVIRLIDRELFRVGNAEYAQRHRSYGVTTLRTRHVRVSNGSVEFDFTGKSGRRHRRSVRDPRVARLLARLGELPGHEVFHFLDDDEAVHTLRASHVNAYVKRHAGAEFSAKDFRTWGGTLIVVRALLAADAEELSDPRGSAAAARAAVQEAAELLGNTAAVTRSSYIDPRALAAFEDPELVRRLQRARARLRARRSLSADERCALLLLSGSKRRG; encoded by the coding sequence ATGCCGAGCCGGCGCCGCAGACTGCCGATCACGCGTGAGGTCGAGCACGGCGCCTTCGTCTATCGGCTGGGCGGGCGCCGCATCCGTGCGCGCCGCGAGATCGAGCGACTGGACGCGCTCGCGATCCCGCCCGCCTGGACCGATGTCGAGATCGCACGATCTCCGTCGGCGAAGGTGCTCGCCCGCGGGCACGACGCGGCGGGGCGCACGCAGACGATCTATCATCCGGCCTTCCGACGGCGCATGGAGCGGCGCAAGTTCGACCGGATCGCGCGCTTCGGCGAGGCGCTTCCGAGACTGCGCGCCCGGGTGGACCGGGATCTCCGACGGCGGCGGCTGAGCCGGGATCGGGTGACGGCGTGCGTCATCCGGCTCATCGATCGCGAGCTGTTCCGCGTCGGCAACGCCGAGTACGCGCAGCGGCACCGCAGCTACGGGGTCACGACCCTGCGCACGCGGCACGTGCGGGTATCGAACGGCTCGGTCGAGTTCGACTTCACGGGCAAGAGCGGTCGACGGCATCGCAGGAGCGTGCGGGATCCGCGCGTCGCCCGGCTGCTGGCCCGGTTGGGTGAGCTGCCGGGGCACGAGGTCTTCCACTTCCTCGACGACGACGAGGCGGTGCACACGCTGCGGGCGAGCCACGTCAACGCATACGTGAAGCGGCATGCGGGTGCCGAGTTCTCGGCGAAGGACTTCCGCACCTGGGGCGGCACCCTCATCGTGGTGCGTGCGCTGCTGGCGGCGGATGCGGAGGAGCTGTCGGATCCGCGTGGCTCCGCAGCCGCGGCGAGGGCTGCAGTGCAAGAGGCGGCCGAGCTCCTCGGGAACACCGCGGCGGTGACCAGATCCTCGTACATCGACCCGCGGGCGCTCGCGGCATTCGAGGATCCGGAGCTCGTGAGGCGTCTGCAGCGGGCGCGGGCGCGGCTGCGCGCGCGCCGCTCCCTCAGCGCCGATGAGCGGTGCGCCCTGCTCCTGTTGAGCGGGAGCAAGCGGCGCGGCTGA
- a CDS encoding bifunctional alpha,alpha-trehalose-phosphate synthase (UDP-forming)/trehalose-phosphatase, translated as MTDLRNMTGGRELVMVSNRLPVDRVVNEDGSTSWRTSPGGLVTAVEPIVEQLGCLWVGWAGSADERVDPFEIGSMRLAPVELSEEDVELYYEGFSNGTLWPLYHDVIAQPEYHREWWDRYRQVNRRFAERVAQEAAEDAIVWVHDYQLQLVPALLRQLRPDLTIAFFLHIPFPPSRLFAQLPWRKRIVEGLLGADVIGFQQVTDAVAFRMTAERFTRAPALGNTVVVPATADRPSRTVLAQEFPISIDAAAFAAVAERPEVRRRAQEIREELGNPKTLMLGIDRLDYTKGIRHRLKAYNELLADGEIDAADIVFVQVATPSRERVEAYRQLRDEVEVTVGRINGEHGAIGRAPLVYLHRGYQRDEMVALYLAADVLLVTPLRDGMNLVAKEYAACRVDEQGVLVLSEFAGAADELRDALLVNPHDIEGLKAAIVRAAHMPKEEQRRRMHSLRRAVHHNDVSHWAAGYLGAVQAAAESRQVGPSGERTEPIQVGASFVPRSIDDRVRRLAALPGLIVATDFDGTLAPIVPRPQDARILPRAQQALDVLAASQGTSVALLTGRSLEGLAETGLSIDAWIVSGSHGSELVGIDAGSGAPGGSGAEGGGLTEDEERRLDWLARRFARVLGDEAGVRLEHKPFGLAVHTREVPDREQAVELLAAAVELGATAGMHVREGKEVREFSVRAADKGSVLRRIRDVLPPGPVLFLGDDVTDEDVFTTLGPDDLGIKVGPGGTAASERVPDPETAAAVLALLAELRTGIVVGSE; from the coding sequence ATGACCGATTTGAGGAACATGACCGGGGGGCGCGAGCTCGTGATGGTCTCGAACCGTCTGCCGGTCGATCGCGTCGTCAACGAGGACGGCAGCACGTCCTGGCGCACGTCGCCCGGCGGGCTCGTGACGGCGGTGGAGCCCATCGTCGAGCAGCTCGGCTGCCTCTGGGTCGGCTGGGCCGGCAGCGCCGACGAGCGCGTCGATCCGTTCGAGATCGGATCGATGCGGCTGGCGCCGGTCGAGCTGAGCGAGGAAGACGTCGAGCTCTACTACGAGGGGTTCTCCAACGGCACGCTCTGGCCGCTGTACCACGACGTCATCGCACAACCCGAGTATCACCGCGAATGGTGGGACCGCTACCGGCAGGTGAACCGGCGCTTCGCCGAGCGCGTGGCGCAGGAAGCCGCGGAGGACGCGATCGTGTGGGTGCACGACTATCAGCTGCAGCTCGTGCCCGCGCTGCTGCGGCAGCTGAGGCCCGACCTCACCATCGCGTTCTTCCTGCACATCCCCTTCCCCCCGAGTCGTCTGTTCGCGCAGCTGCCCTGGCGCAAGCGCATCGTCGAGGGGCTCCTCGGGGCCGATGTCATCGGCTTCCAGCAAGTCACCGACGCGGTTGCCTTCCGCATGACGGCCGAGCGCTTCACGCGGGCGCCCGCGCTCGGCAACACCGTCGTCGTGCCGGCCACCGCCGACCGCCCGTCCCGCACGGTGCTCGCGCAGGAGTTCCCCATCTCGATCGATGCCGCCGCATTCGCGGCCGTGGCCGAGCGCCCCGAGGTGCGCCGTCGCGCGCAGGAGATCCGAGAGGAGCTCGGCAACCCGAAGACCCTCATGCTCGGCATCGACCGGCTCGACTACACGAAGGGGATCAGGCACCGGCTCAAGGCGTACAACGAGCTGCTCGCCGACGGCGAGATCGACGCCGCCGACATCGTGTTCGTGCAGGTCGCCACCCCGAGCCGCGAGCGTGTGGAGGCCTACCGGCAGCTGCGCGACGAGGTCGAGGTGACGGTGGGCCGCATCAACGGAGAGCACGGGGCGATCGGCCGCGCACCGCTCGTGTATCTGCACCGCGGCTATCAGCGCGACGAGATGGTGGCGCTCTATCTGGCGGCCGACGTGCTGCTGGTGACGCCGCTGCGCGACGGGATGAACCTCGTCGCCAAGGAGTACGCGGCGTGCCGGGTCGACGAGCAGGGCGTGCTGGTGCTCAGCGAGTTCGCCGGGGCGGCCGACGAACTGCGCGACGCGCTGCTCGTCAACCCGCACGACATCGAGGGGCTCAAGGCCGCGATCGTGCGCGCAGCCCACATGCCGAAGGAGGAGCAGCGGCGGCGCATGCACTCGTTGCGCCGCGCGGTGCACCACAACGACGTGTCGCACTGGGCGGCGGGGTATCTCGGCGCAGTGCAGGCCGCCGCGGAGTCGCGGCAGGTCGGGCCGAGCGGTGAGCGCACCGAGCCGATCCAGGTGGGGGCCTCCTTCGTGCCGCGCAGCATCGACGACCGTGTGCGCAGGCTCGCGGCCTTGCCCGGGCTGATCGTCGCGACCGACTTCGACGGCACGCTGGCCCCCATCGTGCCGCGGCCGCAGGACGCGAGGATCCTGCCGCGCGCGCAGCAGGCGCTCGACGTGCTGGCGGCCTCGCAGGGCACGAGTGTCGCGCTGCTCACGGGCCGGTCCCTCGAGGGACTCGCCGAGACCGGCCTGAGCATCGACGCCTGGATCGTGTCGGGTTCGCACGGCTCCGAGCTGGTGGGGATCGACGCGGGATCCGGGGCCCCGGGCGGATCCGGCGCCGAGGGCGGCGGGCTCACGGAGGACGAGGAGCGGCGGCTCGACTGGCTGGCGCGGCGCTTCGCGCGCGTGCTGGGAGACGAGGCGGGGGTGCGCCTCGAGCACAAGCCCTTCGGCCTGGCGGTGCACACGCGCGAGGTGCCCGATCGGGAGCAGGCCGTCGAGCTGCTCGCCGCCGCGGTCGAGCTGGGCGCGACGGCGGGCATGCACGTGCGCGAGGGCAAGGAGGTGCGGGAGTTCTCGGTGCGGGCCGCCGACAAGGGCTCGGTGCTGCGACGGATCCGCGACGTCCTCCCGCCGGGGCCCGTGCTCTTCCTGGGCGATGACGTCACCGATGAGGACGTCTTCACCACCCTCGGCCCCGACGACCTCGGGATCAAGGTGGGGCCGGGCGGGACCGCCGCGAGCGAACGAGTGCCCGATCCTGAGACCGCAGCAGCGGTGCTGGCACTCCTCGCCGAGCTGCGCACGGGGATCGTCGTCGGTTCCGAGTAG
- a CDS encoding ABC transporter permease has product MTAIARAGRSLGWAGAASAAVLLLALLAVAAPQLLAPGDPLAVHPTKAFTPPSLAHPFGTDESGRDLYTRVVHGAAASVGIGIAATGIGIGIGAALGFAAGLGPRLLDAALGRVFEVLFALPTLVMALLFIAVMGPGPTASIIAIGLATIPGYARMLRARVRGIAASGYVEWARLDGAGPLRVFGRHIAPNALWPLVAAATLGIGQAIVWVSALGFLGLGALPPSPEWGAMLNAGRVYLTTAWWMTVCPGLAIVVTAAALTVIGRRIGGVSHE; this is encoded by the coding sequence GTGACGGCGATCGCGCGCGCCGGTCGCTCGCTCGGCTGGGCCGGCGCGGCGAGCGCCGCCGTGCTGCTGCTCGCCCTGCTCGCCGTCGCGGCACCGCAGCTGCTCGCCCCGGGCGACCCGCTGGCGGTGCACCCGACCAAGGCCTTCACTCCCCCATCGCTCGCGCACCCGTTCGGCACCGACGAATCGGGACGCGATCTCTACACGCGCGTCGTGCACGGGGCAGCAGCCTCGGTGGGGATCGGGATCGCCGCGACGGGCATCGGTATCGGGATCGGCGCCGCGCTCGGCTTCGCCGCCGGCCTGGGGCCGCGACTGCTCGACGCCGCGCTGGGCCGGGTGTTCGAGGTGCTGTTCGCGCTGCCCACACTGGTGATGGCGCTGCTCTTCATCGCCGTCATGGGTCCCGGCCCGACGGCGTCGATCATCGCGATCGGCCTCGCGACCATCCCCGGGTACGCCCGGATGCTGCGTGCGCGGGTGCGCGGGATCGCCGCGAGCGGCTACGTGGAGTGGGCCCGGCTCGACGGCGCGGGGCCGCTGCGCGTCTTCGGCAGGCACATCGCGCCGAATGCGCTGTGGCCGCTGGTCGCAGCGGCGACGCTCGGGATCGGCCAGGCGATCGTCTGGGTGTCGGCCCTCGGCTTCCTCGGGCTCGGCGCCCTGCCGCCCTCGCCCGAGTGGGGTGCGATGCTGAACGCGGGACGGGTGTACCTGACGACAGCGTGGTGGATGACCGTGTGCCCCGGTCTCGCGATCGTCGTGACCGCCGCCGCGCTGACCGTGATCGGGCGGCGGATCGGAGGGGTGTCGCATGAGTGA
- a CDS encoding SRPBCC family protein yields the protein MHTVTSDIDIGLPVRTVYNQWTQFEDFPAFMWGVEEVRQVDDTRLAWRVRVAGVERRFIAEITEQIPDERIAWKSVEGPRHAGVVTFHRLDDDETRVRLQLDWEPEGLVEHAGAALQLDDAQVGADLREFTRLLETNGFETGAWRGTVDRPGGTVGG from the coding sequence ATGCACACCGTGACGAGCGACATCGATATCGGGCTCCCCGTGCGCACCGTGTACAACCAGTGGACCCAGTTCGAGGACTTCCCGGCCTTCATGTGGGGCGTGGAGGAGGTGCGCCAGGTCGACGACACCCGGCTCGCCTGGCGGGTGCGGGTGGCGGGCGTCGAACGGAGATTCATCGCCGAGATCACCGAGCAGATCCCCGATGAGCGGATCGCGTGGAAGAGCGTGGAGGGGCCGCGGCACGCCGGAGTCGTGACGTTCCACCGTCTCGACGACGACGAGACCCGGGTGCGGCTGCAGCTGGACTGGGAGCCCGAGGGGCTCGTCGAGCACGCGGGCGCGGCCCTGCAGCTCGACGACGCGCAGGTCGGAGCGGACCTGCGCGAGTTCACCCGGCTGCTGGAGACGAACGGCTTCGAGACGGGGGCGTGGCGCGGCACCGTGGATCGGCCGGGGGGAACGGTCGGCGGTTGA
- a CDS encoding DUF6098 family protein produces the protein MSAPFDTASSDFELQPLATLDQLEGTLRRYPALHLRTSDGPVADALHPPVDPETGLGLPGLPGRPLAPEDWWYRPVADWIARQLRRARPTPRDPVRFAWVLTGSVTARGPEGEPLLADVVPVARLSEAVLDEAEERYRNRFPPVGHPAA, from the coding sequence GTGTCCGCACCATTCGATACCGCAAGCAGCGACTTCGAGCTGCAGCCGCTCGCGACGCTCGACCAGCTCGAGGGGACGCTGCGTCGCTACCCCGCGCTCCACCTGCGAACCTCAGACGGACCGGTCGCGGACGCGCTGCACCCGCCGGTGGATCCGGAGACCGGCCTCGGCCTCCCCGGTCTGCCCGGGCGTCCGCTGGCTCCGGAGGACTGGTGGTACCGACCCGTCGCCGACTGGATCGCCCGGCAACTCCGCCGTGCCCGGCCGACGCCGCGAGATCCGGTTCGCTTCGCCTGGGTGCTCACCGGATCGGTGACCGCGCGGGGTCCCGAGGGCGAACCGCTGCTGGCCGACGTGGTGCCGGTGGCGCGACTCTCCGAAGCGGTGCTGGACGAGGCCGAGGAGCGCTACCGGAACCGCTTCCCGCCCGTGGGGCACCCGGCGGCCTGA
- a CDS encoding transporter substrate-binding domain-containing protein has product MRGRRRRNAAIAAVLTLLLGGALAGCGLVVPADPDGTLDRVRGGELRVGLSPEPGLVEIDDDEASGALVDIAEDFARSIDADPRWTVRGEESLVAMLEDGRLDVAIGGFTERTPWADRVGVSRPYPGVPGSDGRPLVVLVPLGENALLSELERFLDREVGS; this is encoded by the coding sequence GTGCGGGGCCGACGTCGGAGGAACGCGGCGATCGCCGCCGTGCTGACGCTGCTGCTGGGCGGCGCGCTCGCCGGGTGCGGCCTCGTGGTCCCCGCGGATCCCGACGGCACCCTCGACCGCGTGCGCGGAGGCGAGCTGCGCGTCGGGCTCTCGCCGGAGCCCGGGCTCGTCGAGATCGATGACGACGAGGCGTCGGGTGCGCTCGTCGATATCGCCGAGGATTTCGCCCGGAGCATCGACGCCGACCCGCGCTGGACGGTGCGCGGAGAGGAAAGCCTGGTCGCCATGCTCGAGGACGGGCGGCTCGACGTCGCCATCGGCGGCTTCACCGAGCGCACCCCCTGGGCCGACCGCGTCGGTGTGAGCCGCCCCTATCCGGGGGTGCCGGGGTCGGACGGCCGGCCGCTCGTCGTGCTCGTGCCGCTGGGCGAGAACGCCCTCCTCTCCGAACTCGAGCGCTTTCTCGACCGGGAGGTCGGTTCATGA
- a CDS encoding cation transporter has protein sequence MTRAAFRQGDREHFPAAQQRALRSAIRWQLFTIGYTVCTIVVIAFVLGNSQAMRTAWIEDMLSLLPQLAFFAALLLVRRKPSLKHPYGWHRAMGVGHLVAGVALLVVGTQLAIEAATGLVAAEHPTIGTLRVLGHTVWLGWIMIGVMAVIVVGPVLLYGPAKARIAPVLHNKLLLADADMAQADWHTNAASIVGVLGVGLGLWWLDGAAALFIALGIVRDGLHNTGAAISDLMDQRARTVDGAEPHPLGAEIVTRLRELEWVADAAVRIRDEGQVLHVEAFVQPREASVRLEGLAAAAELISSLDWKVHDVVVVPSDPLPEYADRGD, from the coding sequence ATGACTCGCGCAGCCTTCCGGCAAGGCGACCGCGAGCATTTTCCGGCGGCGCAGCAGCGGGCCCTGCGCAGCGCGATCCGTTGGCAGCTGTTCACCATCGGATACACCGTCTGCACCATCGTCGTGATCGCGTTCGTGCTCGGCAATTCGCAGGCGATGCGGACGGCCTGGATCGAAGACATGCTCTCGCTCCTGCCGCAGCTCGCATTCTTCGCGGCGCTGCTGCTCGTGCGGCGCAAGCCCTCGCTGAAGCATCCGTACGGCTGGCACCGCGCCATGGGCGTCGGTCACCTCGTCGCGGGCGTCGCGCTGCTCGTCGTCGGCACGCAGCTCGCGATCGAGGCCGCTACCGGGCTCGTGGCCGCGGAGCATCCGACGATCGGCACGCTTCGCGTGCTGGGGCACACCGTCTGGCTCGGATGGATCATGATCGGAGTGATGGCGGTGATCGTGGTGGGGCCGGTGCTGCTCTACGGCCCCGCGAAGGCCCGCATCGCGCCGGTGCTCCACAACAAGCTGCTCCTCGCCGACGCCGATATGGCGCAGGCGGACTGGCACACCAACGCCGCCTCAATCGTCGGCGTGCTGGGGGTGGGTCTCGGCCTGTGGTGGCTCGACGGGGCGGCAGCGCTCTTCATCGCTCTCGGCATCGTGCGCGACGGTCTGCACAACACGGGCGCCGCCATCTCGGACCTCATGGATCAGCGAGCCCGGACGGTCGACGGAGCGGAGCCGCATCCGCTGGGCGCGGAGATCGTGACGCGCCTCCGAGAGCTGGAGTGGGTGGCCGATGCCGCGGTCAGGATCCGGGACGAGGGGCAGGTGCTGCACGTCGAGGCTTTCGTGCAGCCGCGCGAGGCGTCCGTGCGGCTCGAGGGGCTGGCGGCGGCGGCCGAGCTGATCTCGAGTCTCGACTGGAAGGTGCACGACGTGGTGGTGGTGCCGAGCGACCCTCTGCCGGAGTACGCGGACCGCGGCGACTGA